Proteins from one Sabethes cyaneus chromosome 2, idSabCyanKW18_F2, whole genome shotgun sequence genomic window:
- the LOC128738586 gene encoding tumor susceptibility gene 101 protein: MSKMEDIGRMLTNYTDPVATKKDVIDCLKQYKALAYRSDEYVFNDGTAKQLLNLQGTIPVRYKGNTYHIPVCIWLLDTHPRYAPICYVKPTSDMHIKVSMYVDHNGKIYLPYLHDWNASHSDLLGLIQVMIVTFGEFPPVYSKPKQTKEQPTPYPTQSFMPQPPTSNQNQFCPYPAQSQFPPYPVGGAGGYGGYNQAGGSYQPYMPPAMPTVGGYNAGYNPTPQGTGTITEEHIKASLVSAVEDKLKRRIQEKVNQCQAEIQTLKRTQQELNEGQSKINDIVGRLERDEQELTKSIAVLKDKEEELERALESLEKVDGIDVDEAVTTTAPLYKQLLNAYAEEAAIEDAIYFMGEALRSGVIDLEVFLKNVRQLSRKQFMLRALMQKCRQKAGLSV; the protein is encoded by the exons atgtcaaaaatggaAGATATCGGTCGAATGTTGACAAAT TACACGGACCCAGTTGCCACTAAGAAGGACGTTATTGATTGTCTAAAGCAGTACAAGGCTTTAGCTTATCGCAGTGATGAATATG TATTCAACGATGGAACAGCGAAACAACTACTCAACCTGCAGGGAACGATTCCGGTGCGATATAAGGGCAATACCTATCACATCCCGGTTTGTATCTGGTTGCTGGACACTCACCCTCGTTATGCTCCAATTTGCTACGTCAAACCCACCTCAGATATGCACATTAAAGTGTCGATGTATGTTGATCACAATGGAAAAATTTATCTGCCTTATCTGCACGACTGGAACGCTTCGCACTCAGACCTACTGGGATTGATTCAAGTTATGATTGTTACTTTTGGCGAATTTCCACCCGTCTACTCTAAGCCAAAACAAACCAAGGAGCAACCGACACCTTATCCTACGC AGTCATTCATGCCACAACCACCAACGAGCAATCAAAACCAATTCTGTCCATACCCGGCGCAATCGCAATTTCCGCCGTATCCTGTTGGCGGAGCCGGAGGATACGGTGGTTACAATCAAGCTGGTGGCAGCTATCAACCATACATGCCGCCTGCGATGCCGACAGTTGGTGGTTACAATGCCGGTTAT AACCCAACGCCTCAAGGTACGGGGACTATTACAGAGGAACATATAAAAGCATCACTCGTTAGTGCGGTAGAAGATAAACTGAAACGTCGCATACAGGAGAAGGTTAACCAGTGTCAGGCTGAGATTCAAACACTAAAACGCACCCAGCAAGAATTGAACGAGGGCCAGTCAAAAATCAACGACATCGTTGGAAGACTGGAGCGAGACGAACAGGAACTAACCAAAAGTATTGCTGTGCTCAAAGATAAAGAGGAAGAACTTGAGAGAGCTCTGGAGAGTTTGGAAAAGGTTGACGGTATTGACGTAGACGAAGCCGTGACTACAACCGCTCCACTTTATAAACA ATTGTTGAACGCATACGCCGAGGAAGCTGCCATCGAAGACGCAATCTACTTTATGGGCGAAGCCTTACGCAGCGGGGTGATCGATCTGGAAGTTTTCCTGAAAAATGTACGGCAATTGTCGCGGAAGCAGTTCATGCTGAGAGCATTGATGCAAAAGTGCCGACAGAAGGCCGGTCTCTCCGTCTAA
- the LOC128738587 gene encoding partner of Y14 and mago-like, whose amino-acid sequence MTTYATDSQGKFIPASQRPDGTWRKPRRIRDGYVPQEEVPLYESKGKLFAQKPVLPPGLPPEMAHKAKEKREKAERVKQQREAEFSRRNTQNSIPGLLILAQDDKTYQQQQQHQRSRPANSKPKKKTVELPDVLLEQKQKEDQNRARPQTLQNQKQGRSKQQHLTDVTKAMGDLQLTGLSDGHPDLSKKLRKLRKKIREIEVIEERLRSNDCPRPDKDQIEKAKRKPEILKEIEELERSMPK is encoded by the exons atgaccACCTACGCAACCGACAGCCAAG GGAAGTTTATTCCGGCTTCACAGCGCCCTGATGGTACCTGGCGCAAGCCAAGACGCATACGTGATGGATATGTTCCACAGGAAGAAGTACCTTTGTACGAAAGCAAAGGTAAACTCTTTGCTCAGAAACCGGTTCTACCCCCCGGATTACCACCGGAGATGGCTCACAAGGCGAAGGAGAAACGTGAGAAAGCAGAACGTGTCAAGCAACAGCGAGAAGCTGAATTTTCTCGTCGGAACACTCAAAATTCCATCCCTGGCTTGTTGATATTGGCACAGGATGATAAAACgtatcaacagcagcagcaacatcaaAGATCGCGACCAGCGAATTCTAAACCGAAGAAGAAAACGGTCGAATTACCTGATGTCCTTCTGGAGCAGAAGCAGAAGGAGGATCAAAACCGTGCACGTCCTCAAACTCTACAG AATCAAAAACAAGGAAGATCTAAACAACAGCACCTGACTGACGTAACAAAAGCTATGGGTGACTTACAGCTAACGGGACTTAGCGATGGCCATCCTGATCTCAGCAAGAAATTGCGCAAATTACGGAAGAAAATTCGCGAAATCGAAGTAATTGAAGAGCGGTTACGATCGAACGATTGTCCGCGTCCAGACAAAGATCAGATTGAAAAGGCTAAGCGGAAACCGGAAATCTTAAAGGAGATTGAAGAGTTGGAACGAAGTATGCCTAAATGA
- the LOC128738584 gene encoding differentially expressed in FDCP 8 homolog — MQAVQSIKDGIWNLPSTVNSFLGREEMTNTAPEDIDTSDNNNNNAGIENASNGGETDDDIADNSPSETEAEEAALESTVSINSPILCDENDLLSGSHAIPFALIKEEWQLVLDCDASIPQIESAITKCKDLVLRTSSATETENRNWLVRHLIELRHRLKELQDVHDDPDTVPTGMKVILGHHFVAHKSYPKCKVYCDHCSGIVWNVMQASYRCSDCSFTVHHKCIRNVIRICAHVITAEHNSPIECICPEIGLAFQKYTCAECGSQLSCNDSSAIGCFGIELKAEKLISIQPRLCDYSGLYYCSVCHWNDTIVIPARIMNNWDFKPRKVCRASLQQIRLLYKRPIIDLEQKNPRLFALVSKLSITKRFRQKLQHMRRYLTVCRIAEELRLVRETIGSRRHLMQSDNMYSVADLVGIENGTLLNFLHTAHGAFERHIRNCLICSGKAYICEICNNDEVIFPFDDDAVSCAQCSSVTHRQCQMRKKMQCQKCVRLRVREQRLLNEILDAANGN; from the exons ATGCAGGCGGTACAAAGCATAAAGGATGGAATTTGGAATCTACCCAGCACGGTAAACAGTTTCCTCGGTCGAGAAGAAATGACTAATACAGCTCCAGAAGATATTGATACTAGcgataacaacaataacaatgcCGGTATCGAGAATGCATCCAACGGAGGCGAAACTGATGATGACATCGCTGATAACAGTCCTTCCGAGACAGAAGCGGAGGAAGCGGCCTTGGAATCGACGGTGTCGATAAACTCGCCAATCCTTTGTGACGAAAATGATTTGCTCAGTGGATCCCATGCAATACCGTTTGCTTTAATAAAGGAAGAGTGGCAGCTTGTGCTGGACTGTGATGCGTCCATTCCGCAAATCGAATCGGCCATCACGAAGTGCAAGGATCTGGTATTACGCACTAGTTCTGCAACGGAAACTGAAAATCGGAATTGGCTCGTTCGGCATCTTATTGAACTCCGGCATCGACTGAAAGAGCTTCAGGATGTTCATGACGATCCTGATACGGTACCGACCGGAATGAAAGTCATTTTGGGTCATCATTTTGTAGCGCATAAAAGTTATCCCAAATGTAAGGTTTACTGCGATCATTGCTCCGGGATTGTTTGGAACGTAATGCAGGCGTCCTACCGTTGCAGCG ATTGCTCATTCACTGTTCACCACAAGTGTATACGAAATGTGATAAGAATTTGTGCGCACGTTATCACTGCAGAGCATAATTCACCCATCGAATGCATTTGTCCGGAAATTGGTCTCGCTTTTCAAAAGTATACCTGTGCCGAATGTGGATCGCAACTTAGTTGTA ATGATTCAAGCGCAATTGGTTGCTTCGGCATTGAACTTAAAGCGG aAAAACTTATTTCAATCCAGCCACGATTATGCGACTACTCAGGGCTTTACTACTGCTCGGTGTGCCACTGGAACGATACCATCGTTATTCCGGCTCGGATAATGAACAACTGGGATTTCAAACCGCGTAAGGTTTGCCGAGCATCCCTACAGCAGATTCGTTTGCTATACAAACGCCCAATCATTGATCTTGAACAAAAAAATCCGCGCTTATTTGCTTTGGTTTCCAAGCTTAGCATAACGAAACGATTCCGTCAGAAGCTCCAGCATATGCGACGATATTTAACGGTTTGTCGGATTGCGGAAGAATTACGTTTGGTTAGAGAAACTATCGGTAGTAGGAGGCATCTAATGCAGTCGGATAATATGTACAGTGTAGCGGATTTAGTCGGAATAGAAAACGGTACTTTACTGAACTTTTTACATACCGCCCATGGCGCATTTGAGCGACACATTCGAAACTGTTTG ATATGCTCTGGAAAAGCGTACATATGTGAAATATGCAATAATGATGAAGTTATTTTTCCCTTCGACGATGATGCTGTTTCGTGCGCCCAGTGCAGTTCTGTCACTCATCGGCAATGCCAGATGAGAAAAAAGATGCAATGCCAGAAATGCGTCCGCCTCCGTGTACGAGAACAGCGGCTGCTAAATGAAATTTTGGATGCTGCTAACGGAAATTAA
- the LOC128737971 gene encoding uncharacterized protein LOC128737971, which translates to MQYGRKCLLCKSTRYRERSCRLFKFPPRGSPMWSRWLTACGFKEKDIDENSREPPRLCQKHFLKKDFLTRKLTATAVPSVFPLNVYTEIAEDVINSRSNDCVSSDTVSEKDVDYSVEPSQQLIGEVYGLVDVLPTGVNDLIEFTGTEPDEIVEEITAGDLPSSQNPTDDDDVLVSCYVENHWNLLDHLREERAKVEQLAKKLNEKERLIGEQSKILKQLGVQFETHN; encoded by the coding sequence ATGCAGTACGGGCGCAAGTGTTTACTCTGCAAGAGCACCAGATACCGAGAGCGCAGCTGTCGTCTGTTCAAATTTCCTCCCCGTGGCAGCCCAATGTGGTCCCGGTGGTTGACAGCTTGCGGTTTCAAGGAAAAGGACATTGATGAAAATTCTCGCGAACCACCACGTCTTTGTCAAAAACACTTTCTGAAGAAAGACTTCCTGACTCGGAAGCTAACTGCCACCGCCGTTCCATCGGTGTTTCCGCTGAATGTGTACACGGAGATTGCAGAAGATGTAATAAATTCCCGCTCAAACGACTGTGTCAGTTCAGATACTGTAAGCGAAAAGGATGTTGATTACAGTGTTGAACCAAGTCAGCAGCTGATCGGCGAGGTTTACGGTTTGGTAGATGTCCTTCCAACGGGGGTCAATGATCTGATAGAATTTACCGGAACCGAACCGGATGAGATCGTGGAGGAAATCACTGCCGGGGATTTACCAAGCAGCCAAAATCCGACTGATGACGACGATGTGTTGGTAAGTTGTTATGTTGAAAATCATTGGAATCTTTTAGACCATTTACGCGAAGAACGGGCTAAGGTTGAGCAACTGGCAAAAAAACTCAACGAAAAGGAACGACTCATAGGAGAGCAGTCCAAGATTTTGAAACAGCTTGGTGTTCAATTTGAGACTCATAACTAA